The Xanthomonas indica sequence GCGGCCGAGCAAGAAGGACCGGCTGCGCGCGGCACGTGCGCAGGACGGAGAACCGCCCGCGAGCGGCTGAGCGGCGCCGCGCGGGCCCCGACGCAGCGGGCGCGCCGGATCGCGCTCAGTCCTCGAAGAGGTCGTGCCCGCTCTCGTCCTGGCCGCCCTTGGCCCGCGGCGGCCGCGTGCACGCCCGGCTGCGGATTTCCACGTAGAACTGTTCGCCGCCGGCAGCGACCAACGCGTCGACCGCGCGCAGCAGCTCGGCCGGCGGCAGCACCGCGGCGGTGGCTTCCTCGGTGCCGAACAACGTGTCGAAGTCCCAGTAGTCGGCACCGGCCGGCAGGGTCTTGCGGCGTTCGCGGCGGATGTACTTGCGGATGTCGTGCTTGGCGGCGTCGAGCAGGCGGTCGGGATGCTTGCCTTCGATGCGGAGCCGGTAGGTCTTCTTCACTGCGGGAAATCCTGGAAAGGGAATGCGGCGGCCAGCGCAGCGCGGCGGCGCGGCGGGCGCACCGGCAGGCGGCGCGTGCCACGGGCCGCCATGGTGCCAGAAGCGGCCGCGCGCTGTGGAATGCGCGGATAATGGGCGCACGCCCCACCGCCATGCAGGAGCCACCGATGACCGATCCGTCCGCCTTCGCCGGGTACCGCGTCCTCGTCGCCGGCGCCAGCCGCGGCATCGGCCTCGCCATCGCCGACGCCTTCGCCCGCCACGGCGCCGCCGTGGCGATCTGCGCGCGCAGTGCCGCGCCGCTGGCCGACGCCGCCGCACACTTGCAGCACCATGGCCACCCGGTCGCCTCGCAGTGCTGCGACCTGGCCGACCCCGCACAGATCGAGGGCTGGGTGGCGCAGGCCGCAGACGCGCTGGGCGGCATCGACGTGATGATCAACAACGCCTCCGGCTACGGCCATGGCGACGACGATGCCAGCTGGCAGGCCGGCTTCGACATCGACCTGATGGCCGCGGTGCGCTGCAACCGCGCCGCGCTGCCACGGCTGCGCGCCAGCGGCCGCGGCTGCATCCTCAACATCAGTTCGATCAACGGCCTGCGGCCGACGCCACGCGTGCCGGCGTATTCGGCGGCGAAGGCGGCGCTGAACTACTACACGACCACGCTGGCGACGCAGCTGGCGCGCGAGCGGATCCGGGTCAATGCGATCGCGCCCGGTTCCATCGAGTTCCCCGGCGGCCTGTGGGAGCAGCGCCGCCAGCAGCAGCCCGAGCTGTACCGGCACATCCGCGCCAGCATTCCGTTCGGCGCCTTCGGCGCACTCGACGATGTCGCCAACGCGGCCCTGTTCCTGGCCTCGCCGCAGGCGCGCTGGATCACCGGCCAGGTGCTGGCGGTGGACGGCGGACAATCGCTGGGCGCCTAGGCGGGTCGCGCGTACGTCCGCGGCCAATGCACGCGAGCGCGCTACGGCGAGCGTGGGCTGCACGCGATGCGGTGCTGATGTGGCCTGGCGACGACGCCGCGCTGCAGACGATCGCCCCATGGCTTGGCTGTCGCTATCGCACACGCAATGCTGCGAACTCGCGCACGCTCTCCACTCCCGAATCCCCAATCCCCAATCCCCAATCCCGGCTCCTACACCAACTGCGCCGCCTCGATCACCTGCACGCCCGGACGCGGCTGCAGCGCGGCCGCGACCAGCGCCGCGGCGATGCGCTCGGCCGGATTGATCCGGTAGCGCCGCGGCAGCAGCGGCCCCAGCGCGCGCAGCACCAGGCTGGCGGCATGTTCACCGCGACGGCGTTGCGCACGTTCGCCGCCGATCAGGCCCGGCCGCACCAGGGTCAGCGAGGGATAGCCGAGCGCACGCAGGTCGTTCTCCAGCTCGCCCTTGACGCGGTTGTAGAACGCCCATGAGCGCGGATTCGCCCCCAGCGCGGAGTTGAGCGCGAAGGCCTCGGCCCCGTGCTGGCGCAGTCGCTGCGCGATCGCCAGCGGATAGTCGTGATCGACCCGACGGAATGCCTCGCGCGAGCCGGCCTGGCGCATCGTGGTGCCGAGCGCGCAGATCGCCGCATCCACCTGCCACCACGGCGCCTGCGCCGGCAATGCATCGAAGTCCAGTACCAGGTTGTGCAGCTTGGAATGGGTCAGGCCCAGCGCGCGCCGGGTCGGCGCGATCACCGCGCTGCACGCAGGCTCGGCCAGCAACTGGGTCAGCGCATGACCACCGACCAGGCCGGTGGCGCCGGCGAGCAGGATTTTCATGGAAACGTCCTTGGAGGCTGGCGGGGGAGGTTCCGACTATCGCAGGGAGGACGGGAAGGTGCTGTCGGGGGTGCTTGTGTGCGGGTGTGGTCCACGAGGCGCTGCGCGCTCCCACCCTCACCCCAACCCCTCTCCCGGCGGGAGAGGGGCTATGGGCGCGCGGCTGTTCCCTTCTCCCGTCGGGAGAAGGTGCCCCGAAGGGGCGGATGAGGGTACGGGCGCAAGCCAGGCTTTCTCCCTACACGCCAACGCGCGGCCAAATGCATCAGCACGACACCGTGCAACTGGCGTCCAGGATCCACGAGGCGCTGCGCGCCCCTACCCTCACCCCAACCCCTCTCCCGGGGGGAGAGGGGCCATGGGCCCACGGCTGTTCCCTTCTCCCGTCGGGAGAAGGTGCCCCGAAGGGGCGGATGAGGGTACGGGCGCAAGCCAGGCTTCCTCCCTAGATAAGGGTCCAAGCGCCAGCCAGGCCTCCACCCCACACGGCAGCCCACCGCTCCGCCCACCTCAACCCCGCCCGGTCGCCGCGCCGCAGCAGGTACGCCACAATAGCCGCCCCATCGCGCCGGCCGGCGCGCTGCAACCTGACGAGGAGCGGTTCGATGTTCGTGGTGTGCGGAGAGGCCTTGTACGACATCTTCATCGACGGCTATGCCGGCACCTCGGTCGGGATGACCGCGCGCCAGGGCGGTTCGCCGTTCAACGTGGCCATCGGCCTGGCCCGCCTGGGCGCGCCGTCGGCGTTGTTCACCGGCCTGTCCACCGATCCGCTCGGCCGCCAGCTGCGCGCCACCCTCGAAGGCGAAGGCGTGGCCCTGGACTACTGCATCGACAAGCGCGAGGCGACCACCCTGGTGATGGTCGCGCTCGACGCCGGCGGCGTGCCCAACTACGCCTTCTACGGCACCGGCTGCGCCGACCGCGCGCTGACCGAAGCCGACCTGCCGGCGCTGGACGCGCGCGTCGGCGGCCTGCATTTCGGCTCCTACACCCTGGTCGCCGAGACCACCGCCAGCACCTTCCAGGCGCTGGCCGAGCGCGAACGCGGGCAGCGGCTGATCTCGCTGGACCCCAACGTGCGGCCGACGGTGGAGCCGGACATGGCGGTGTGGCGCGCGCGACTGGCGCGCTGGATCGCGTTGGCGCACGTGGTCAAGGTCAGCCAGGAAGACATCGAACTGCTGTATCCGCAGCAGGATCCGTTCGCCGTCGCCCGCAGCTGGCTGCAGCAGGGGCCGTCGCTGGTGGTGATGACCCTGGGCGGCGACGGCGCCGTGGCCTGGCGCGGCGACAGCGAAGCGCGCGTGCCCGGCCGCGTGGTGCAGGTGGCCGATACCGTGGGCGCCGGCGACAGCTTCCAGGCGGCGTTGCTGCAGCAGTTGCCCGATCCGGCCGCGCTGGCGGCGCTGGGCAGTGAGCCGGCCGCGCTGGAGCGCCTGCTGCAGTTCTGCGTGGCCGCCGCGGCGATCAACTGCACCCGCGCCGGCGCCAATCCGCCCAGCCTGGACGAGGTCCGCGCCGCGCTCTGACCCCGCCCCACGGCGTGCGCGGCATGCCCGCGGCCGGCGTCCCTATGATGGGCCGGCCGTCCACGGCGCCTCATCCACCAGGAGACCTGCCTTGATCGACCTGTCCGACATCGCCGTGCGCCTGGGCATCGCCGCGCTCGCCGGCGCGGCGATCGGGTTGAACCGCGACCTGCACGGCAAGCCGATCGGCATCCGCACGTTGGGCCTGGTCGGCCTGGCCACCGCGATGGTGGTGCTGCTGGCCGACCCGCTGGGCAAGGGCGGCTTCACCGACGCCGGCAGCCGTGTCATCCAGGGCATCCTGACCGGCATCGGCTTCCTCGGCGCCGGCGTGATCTATCACACCCAGAAACACGTCCGGGTGCATGGCCTGACCAGCGCCGCCTGCGTCTGGCTCACCGCCTGCATCGGCATCATGTGCGGCGCCGGCCAGTGGCAGATCGTGGCCGTGTCGCTGGCCATCGCCTTCGTCATCCTGTTGTTCGGCGGCCGCGTCGAGCGCGCGTTGCACACGGTCCTGGGCGGCAAGCCGCACGGTGCCGCGGCGACCGATCAGTCGTCGGAGGACGGCCCGCACCAGCCCGGCAAGTAGCTCGCGTCCCGGCTCCTGGCGAGCGCGAGCGCGGTCTCCACGGCGCGGGCGAAATCCTCCTTGACGTCGCGGCGTCGCAGCCGGCGGCGGAACAGGTCGGCCCACAGGAATTCGCTGAACGGGATGGTGTCCTTGGCGTAGCCGCCCGCGCGCCGGACCTCGCCGGCGAGGCTGCGGTAGGGGTCGTCCTTCAGGTCCGCGATCGACGTGGGCATGTCCTTGAACGGACGGCGCTCGCCCTTGGCGTCGTAGGGATAGGCCCAGCGCCGATGATCCAGCACGCTCCACAGCGCGGCCTTGTCGACCACGCTGAGGTCGGCGATCACCGTGACCAGGATGTCCTTCACCCCTTCGTCGTGCAGCGCCCGCGCCAGATGGTGGTGGTCGACCACGTAGTACCTGCCGTCCGGCCCCAGCACCACCGGGATCATGTGCGTGCCGAGCAGTTCGGCCTGCGTGTGCCTGGACGCATGCGCGCGCCAGCGCTTGCGCTTCTCCTTGACCTCGCGCATGCCCACGGTCATCTGCGTGGGGCGCAGGGACAGGATCGGGACCGGGTGCAGCAGCGGTTCGCGGGAATCGGCCATGCGTAGTCTCCGTGGAGGTGGGGGGCGCCGCGGGAGGCGCGGCCGCCAGAGTGCCAGCGCCTTGGGCGTTCTGCACAGCGCCATTGCACGCGCTCCCCTCTCCCACCGGGAGAGGGGTTGGGGGTGAGGGTGCGACCGCCAGGGAACCTCGTCCCCAGACACGTCCCTAGCCACCCGACCCTCATCCGCCCCTTCGGGGCACCTTCTCCCCGAGGTAGAAGGAAGCAAGGGGCCGGGGTGAGGGTGCGACGGCAATGGAGTGCGCTTCACAGACCCACCGTCCGCCGGCTCAAGCGCGCACCGCCGGCGCCGATATCCAGATCCTGAGCGCCACCATGGGCGGCGCATTGACCTTGGGGAGGAACCGGCTGGCATGTCGGACCAACGCGACGAGCCGCCGATCAGCGGACTGCGCAAGCTGCTGTCGCCGCGTCGGCGCGATCCGGCGCCCGTGGCGGCCGCGACGCTGCCGGCGCGCGCGCATGGGCAGGGCCATGGGCACAAGCACGCCCATGCGGCGCTTCCTGCGGCGGCCGCGACCGACCCGGCTGCCGCCACCGCCGCGCTGATCCACCTGTTCCAGCAGGCGCACGAGCCGCTGGGCCTGCTCGGCGCCTTCGCCGACGGCATGGCCGCGCTGCATGGCGAGTTGGGCGACATGGGCCGGCGCCTGCAATCGGCGGCCAGCAGCGGCGACTGGCCCAGCTACGGCCGCGCGCTGCGCCAGTTGATCGACAAGTACATCCGCACCATCGACGTCGAAGATCCGCTGGCCGGGCCCAGCGACAGCGAGCGCCTGCGCGACCTGCTGCGGCAGACCGTGGCCGGCGCGCTGGCGGCGCTGCTGCACACCCTGCCCGAACTGGCCGGCGAAGCCGAGGCCAGCGGCGAGGCGCTGCGTCAGTGGCGGCCCGGGCAACCGCTGGAGCCGGTGGCGCAGCAGGTGCGCGAGCTGTGCCACCAGATCGCGTTGCGCGCCAACGACAGCCAGGAGCAGCAGGCGCTGTTGCTGAGCCTGTTCGACCTGCTGCTGGAGAACGTCGGCGAACTGCTCGAGGACACCAGTTGGCTGCAGGGGCAGATCGCGGTGGTGCGCGACCTGATCGCCGGGCCGCTGGACCGCTACTCGATCGAGGAGGCGCGCGGCAGCCTGCGCGAGGTGATCTACAAGCAGGGCCTGCTCAAGCAGGGCATCGCCGAATCCAAGGAGGCGATGAAGGACCTGATGCTGACCTTCGTCGAAGATCTGGACGGCATGGCCGCCAGCACCGGCGAATTCCACGACCGCATCGCCGACTACTCGCAGACCATCCGCGACGCGCGCAGCATCGCCGACCTCAACCGCCTGCTGCAGGAAGTGTTGCAGGACACCGGCCACGTGCAGGAGCAGGCGCTGCGCGCGCGCGACCACCTGATCGCCGCGCGCCAGGAAGTGGAGGCGGCCGAGCAGCGCATCCTGCGCCTGGAGCAGGAACTGCAGGACGTCAGCGGCCTGGTGCGGGTCGACCAACTCACCGGCGCGCTCAACCGTCGTGGGCTGGAGGATCTGTTCGCGCGCGAACTGGTGCGTACCGAACGCAGCGCGCAACCGCTGTGCGTGGCGATGCTGGACCTGGACGATTTCCGCCAGCTCAACGAAACCTTCGGCCACCCCGGCGGCGACAGCGCCCTGCGCCACGTGGTGGAGGTGGCGCGCACCACCTTGCGCGCCAGCGACGCCGTCGCCCGCTTCGGCGGCGAGGAATTCGTGCTGCTGATGCCGGACTGCACGATCTTCGAGGCCAGCGCGGCGGTGACCCGGGTGCAACGCGCCCTGGCCCAGCGCGCGGTGGTGCACGAGGACCAGCGCGTGTTCGTGAGCTTCAGCGCCGGCGTGGCCCTGCGCCAGCCCGGCGAAGCGCAGGACGCGCTGATCCGCCGCGCCGACCGTGCGCTGTACGAGGCCAAGAAGGCCGGCAAGAACCGGGTGGTGTCGGCCGACTAGCTGGCGCCGGCGTGACCGGCGCGGGATTGGGGAGTCGGGATTGGGGATTGGCAAGAGCGGCGCGCTTGGCTCGCTGTTGCGAATCCCGAATCTCCAATCCCTAATCCCTATCCCGCACCTTCTTGACGCCCAGCACCACCGCCAGCACCACCGCGCCGGCCACGATACCCACCACCGCATTGCCCAAGGCCAGCACCAGGCTGCCCAGGCCGCCGCTCGGGGCGATGGTCTCGATGGCGTGGTGCAGCGGGCCGATGCTGTGCACCAGGATGCCGCCGCCGACCAGGAACATCGCCGCGGTGCCGGCGACCGACAGGGTGCGCATCAGCCACGGCGCCAGCCACAGGATGCCGCGGCCGATCGTCGCGGCGGCGGCGCCCTTGCGGCTCAGGTACAGGCCCAGGTCGTCGAGCTTGACGATGCCGGCGACCAGGCCATAGACGCCGGCGGTCATCGCCAGCGCGATCGCCACCAGCACCGCGACCTGCTGCACGAACGGCACGCCGGCGACCACACCCAGCGACAGCACGATGATTTCGGCCGAGAGGATGAAGTCGGTGCGGATCGCGCCCTTGACCTTGTCCTTCTCCAGCGCCACCACGTCCACCTGCTGGTCGGCCAGCGCCTGCACCTGCTGCGCGCGACGTTCCGCGTCCTCTTCCTTCGAGTGCAGGAAACGGTGCGCCAGCTTTTCCACGCCCTCGAAGCACAGGAAGGCGCCGCCGATCATCATCAGCGGGGTGATCGCCCACGGCAGCCAGGCGCTGATCGCCAGTGCCGCCGGCACCAGGATCGCCTTGTTCAGCAGCGAACCCTTGGCCACCGCCCACACCACCGGCAGTTCGCGGTCGGCGTTGACCCCGGTCACCTGCTGCGCGTTCAGCGCCAGGTCGTCGCCGAGCACGCCGGCGGTCTTCTTGGCGGCGACCTTGGTCAGGATCGACACGTCGTCGAGCAGGGTGGCGATGTCGTCGAGCAGGGTGAACAGGCTGGCGCCGGCCATGCGGGGATTCCGTTCGGGGTGAGCGGCGATTCTCGCCGATTCCGCTGGCCACGTGCGTGAGCGGTGCCGCCTCAGCCGTGCATAACGCCGGCTCGGCTACCGTGCGCGGCAGGCCCGCATTGCCCGCGAAGGAGACCCGAATGGACCAGTTCCTCACCGCCCCCCGCGCCATCGTCGACGACGTGCTCGCGGCCGTGGCCATGCTGCAACCGCTGCGGCTGTCCGAAACCGACAGCGGCACCCGCATCGTGCTGCAGGCCGCGCGCGATCCGCGCCAGGTCGCGGTGCTGTCCGGCGGCGGCGCCGGGCACGAGCCGGCGCATGCCGGCTTCGTCGGCCCCGGCATGCTCAGCGGCGCCATCGCCGGCGACCTGTTCGCCTCGCCCGGGGTGGAAGCGGTGCTGGCGGCGATCCGCGCCTGCGCCGACGCGCCCGGCGTGCTGCTGGTGATTAAGAACTACACCGGCGACCGGCTCAACTTCGGCCTGGCCGCCGAGCGCGCCCGCGCCGAGGGCATCGACGTGGCCAGCGTGCTGGTCGCCGACGACATCGCCCTGCCCGACGCCACGCAGCCGCGCGGCATCGCCGGCACGGTGCTGGTGCACAAGTACGTGGGCCACCTGGCGCGCGAGGGCGTTCCGCTGGCCGACCTGGCACAGCACGGTCAGGCCTTCGCCGACCGCCTGCTGTCGCTGGGCATGGCCTTGTCCAGTTGCAGCGTGCCCGGCCAGCACGTCGGCCGCCGCGCGCCGGAACTGGGCCTGGGCATCCACAACGAACCGGGCGCGCGGCCGGTGCAGCCGAGCACGGTGGAGGAAGCCCTGGCGCTGGTGCTGGACCCGCTGCTGGCACAGGCCAATGCCCGCTTCGGCACCGACGCGCCACTGGTCCTGATGCTCAACGACCTCGGCGGCTGCTCGACGCAGGAACTGGGCGTGCTGACGCGGCTGGCGCTGCAACGCATCGGCGTCGAGCGGGTGGCGCTGATGGTGGTGCCGGCGGCGCTGATGACCTCGATGGACATGCACGGCTTCTCGATCACCCTCGCCCCGGCCGACGCCGACGTGCTCGCCGCGCTGCAGGCGCCGGTGCAGACCCTGGGCTGGCCAGGCGTGCGCGTGCCGCACGCGGTGCGGACCTTTGCGCCGGCACTGAAGCGCGACGACAGCCACCGCCAGGGCACGCGCGATGCGCAGTGCGCCGCAGCGCTGGCGCGGGTGGCGCAGGCACTGATCGCCGCGCAGGCGGAACTGGACGCCCTGGACGCGCGCAGTGGCGATGGCGACGCCGGCAGCACCTTCGCCGCCGGGGCGCGCGCCGTGCAGCAAGCGTTGGACACGGATGCGCTGGCCACCGGCGACGCCGCCGTACTGGCGCGCGGGCTGGCGGCGACGATCGAACACAGCATGGGCGGCTCCAGCGGCGTGCTGCTGTCGATCCTGTTCACCACCGCTGCCGGCGCCCTGGCGGAAGGACGCGACTGGGTGCAGGCGCTGCAGGCCGGCGTGGCGCGGATGCAGCACTACGGCGGCGCGCAACGCGGCGACCGCACCCTGCTCGATGCCTTGCTGCCGGCGCTGGACGCCCTGGCCCAGGGTGCCGGCGTGGACGCCGCCGCGCACGCCGCCCGCGCCGGTGCCGATGCCACCGCACAGCTCACCCGCGCTGGCGCCGGCCGCGCGGCCGCAGTGCCGGCGGACGCATTGCGCGGCGTGATCGACCCCGGCGCCGAGGCGGTGGCGCGGGCGTTCGCGGCCTGGCGGTGAAGCGACCGGTCGGTCGGCCGATGCGGTGCGAGGCAGGCATGGGTCAATCGGGGAGGCAGGCGTGTCCGGGATCGCCTGTCGCGGCTGAAGCCGCTTCTACGACACGCCAGCACGCGGCATGCATGGCGTCGTCGCCGCACACACGTAGGCAACTCCGCATGCAATGCCACCAGGAATCGGCAGCCGTGCCCTCCTACGTTCAGCCGCGACAGGATTCATCGATAACGCCCATCGCGGCTGAAGCCGCTCCTACAGAGGGCGCCATCGGGGCTGCAATGGGCTGCCGGGTGCACTGTGGGAGGGACTTCAGTCCCGACGCGCGCATGTCGAAATCGCCAGCGCCTTTGGAGCATCGCCCCGCCGCCAGCTACTCCGCCGACGCCGCCTCCAGCACCTGCGCCACCGCCTGCAGCGAGCCTTGCACCGAGCCGGGCTGCAGCGCCAGCGCCTGGGTCTTGCCGCGCACCGCCACCTCCATGCGCTGCGGCACGCCGCGCGCATCGCCGACGATGCGGTAGGTGGTGTCGCCGCGCGTGAAGCGGAGCACCTGGTGGTCGGCGTCGTAGTCCATCGCCTCGCCCTCCGCATTCGGATACAGCAGATCCACCCGCTGCTGCGCGCCGATCGCCGCATAGAACGGCTTGCCGCTTGCGCCGTCGCCGACATTGGCGAACACCACGATGCGCTTGCCGGCCGGCGCCAGGCGGAACGCGAGCAGGAGATTGCGCTCGCCCGCGGTGGTACCGCCCTGCTCGTCCCACAGATAGTGCGTGTCGGCCACGCGCTTGCCGGCACGGTCGCGGTACACCGTCTCCTGCGCCAGTCCCGGCCCCTCGCTGCGCGCATCCTCCACCACCTCGCGCTCCAGCAGGGGCTCGCCATCGCGTACCGAGTACGTCGCGTACTGGTGCCAACAGCAGCCGTCCTTGGTCATGGTGTGGAGTTCGCGCGCCTGCGCATCCACTTGGAACAAGCCGCAGTTGCTCTGTGCCAGTTCGGTGAAACCGGGGCTGGCCTCGAAGCCGTCGGCGGTGCCCAGGTACACCTGGTAGGACGGGCCGTGATAGCAGCTGTTCTGGCCGTCCATCACCGCCAGGTCCTTGATCCCGTCGAAATTGAAATCGTCGTAGATCAGCACGCTCTGCTCGCCGTACGGCAGTTCGTGCACGTTGGCCTTGACCTTGCCGTTCTTGCCATCGGTGTCCAGCACCAGTTCCGACGAGGCCACCTCGAGCAGCGGCGTGGCGTTGCCGCGGGCGAACACGCGCACGATCCCGGGACGGAACACCTCGTCGTTGTCCTCGACTTCCAGGGTCGCGCGGTAGCGGTCGGAAAAGTCCTGCAGCTCGTAACTGCGGCGCGTGCTGGCAGCGAAGGCCTTGGCGTCGAACTCCTCGCCGGCATAGCGCTGGGGCGCGGTCGCCGCAGCCGCAGTCGCCGACAGCAGCCCCGTCAGCAACGCGCACGCGCACAGGACGGCGGCACGGCAAACGGCGGGCAAAACGACGACGGACATGGCAGCGCTCCTGGCTGGTGACGGCGAGCGCCCAGGGTAAGCGCGGTCGCGGTACCGGAACAGAGGCTGCCAACCGCCCATGGGTCAGAACAGCGCACGCGCGAAGGCGCGCAGGGCGCTGCGCACCTCGGTGGCGACGCCGGCGCCGTCGTCGCCCAGCCAGGCCATGACCAGCAGCGCCAGGATCACCACCGCTGCCAGCAGCGCCAGCCGACGTCCGCTCATCGGGCCACAGCCATGCCGACACCGCGCGCCCGCGTGCGCGTCGCGCCGTCCCATGGCGCGGTCTCTGGCGCAGCGCGCCGATGATGACCGCGCCCCGAGGGATGGCACCGACGCGCCCCGATCGACCTCGCCCGTTCGCTCCGCTGCACTCCGCTCCCTCCGACCCGCGCCATCGCAACGCGGCAGGATACGACGCCTCGCCATGATGAGGACCCCATCGCCAGCGCTCCTGGCGACATGGCGCCGATCACGGCAGACCGCTTGCACGGCGCGGGGCGCAGGATCGCGGCTGTCATGTGCAGCGACCCTCGCCCCCTTCCGTCGCGTCGGCGAAGAACAGGCGCCACGCGCCTCGGGATTCACCGCGCGACGACCCGATGGTCGCCACACTCATGCCTGCCTTTCGCCTGCCCGGAGCCCACCTTGAGCGCGACGCCCGACGCTGCGGACGCACCGCACGTGATCGGCGGCCTCAGCCGCCGCACCCAGATCCTGCGCCTGCTGCTGCGCTACCGCAGCTCCGGGGTGTTTTCCGGCATGGACATGGAGACCGCCCAGGGCGAGCACGAGCTGCCGCCGGAAGGCACGCCGGAACAGTTCGTCACCGACCTGGAGGCGCTGGGGCCGACCTTCGTCAAGCTCGGGCAGATGCTGTCCACGCGCCCGGACGTGGTGCCGCCGGAGTTCGCCACCGCGCTGGAGCGGATGCAGGAGAACACCGCGCCGATTCCGAGCGAGCGCATCCGCGAGATCGTCGAGGCCGAACTCGGTGTCGGCATCAACAAGGCCTTCTCCGCCTTCGACGACACCCCGC is a genomic window containing:
- a CDS encoding dihydroxyacetone kinase subunit DhaK, whose amino-acid sequence is MDQFLTAPRAIVDDVLAAVAMLQPLRLSETDSGTRIVLQAARDPRQVAVLSGGGAGHEPAHAGFVGPGMLSGAIAGDLFASPGVEAVLAAIRACADAPGVLLVIKNYTGDRLNFGLAAERARAEGIDVASVLVADDIALPDATQPRGIAGTVLVHKYVGHLAREGVPLADLAQHGQAFADRLLSLGMALSSCSVPGQHVGRRAPELGLGIHNEPGARPVQPSTVEEALALVLDPLLAQANARFGTDAPLVLMLNDLGGCSTQELGVLTRLALQRIGVERVALMVVPAALMTSMDMHGFSITLAPADADVLAALQAPVQTLGWPGVRVPHAVRTFAPALKRDDSHRQGTRDAQCAAALARVAQALIAAQAELDALDARSGDGDAGSTFAAGARAVQQALDTDALATGDAAVLARGLAATIEHSMGGSSGVLLSILFTTAAGALAEGRDWVQALQAGVARMQHYGGAQRGDRTLLDALLPALDALAQGAGVDAAAHAARAGADATAQLTRAGAGRAAAVPADALRGVIDPGAEAVARAFAAWR
- a CDS encoding MgtC/SapB family protein, producing MIDLSDIAVRLGIAALAGAAIGLNRDLHGKPIGIRTLGLVGLATAMVVLLADPLGKGGFTDAGSRVIQGILTGIGFLGAGVIYHTQKHVRVHGLTSAACVWLTACIGIMCGAGQWQIVAVSLAIAFVILLFGGRVERALHTVLGGKPHGAAATDQSSEDGPHQPGK
- a CDS encoding GGDEF domain-containing protein, coding for MSDQRDEPPISGLRKLLSPRRRDPAPVAAATLPARAHGQGHGHKHAHAALPAAAATDPAAATAALIHLFQQAHEPLGLLGAFADGMAALHGELGDMGRRLQSAASSGDWPSYGRALRQLIDKYIRTIDVEDPLAGPSDSERLRDLLRQTVAGALAALLHTLPELAGEAEASGEALRQWRPGQPLEPVAQQVRELCHQIALRANDSQEQQALLLSLFDLLLENVGELLEDTSWLQGQIAVVRDLIAGPLDRYSIEEARGSLREVIYKQGLLKQGIAESKEAMKDLMLTFVEDLDGMAASTGEFHDRIADYSQTIRDARSIADLNRLLQEVLQDTGHVQEQALRARDHLIAARQEVEAAEQRILRLEQELQDVSGLVRVDQLTGALNRRGLEDLFARELVRTERSAQPLCVAMLDLDDFRQLNETFGHPGGDSALRHVVEVARTTLRASDAVARFGGEEFVLLMPDCTIFEASAAVTRVQRALAQRAVVHEDQRVFVSFSAGVALRQPGEAQDALIRRADRALYEAKKAGKNRVVSAD
- a CDS encoding SDR family NAD(P)-dependent oxidoreductase, giving the protein MTDPSAFAGYRVLVAGASRGIGLAIADAFARHGAAVAICARSAAPLADAAAHLQHHGHPVASQCCDLADPAQIEGWVAQAADALGGIDVMINNASGYGHGDDDASWQAGFDIDLMAAVRCNRAALPRLRASGRGCILNISSINGLRPTPRVPAYSAAKAALNYYTTTLATQLARERIRVNAIAPGSIEFPGGLWEQRRQQQPELYRHIRASIPFGAFGALDDVANAALFLASPQARWITGQVLAVDGGQSLGA
- a CDS encoding ParB-like protein — its product is MADSREPLLHPVPILSLRPTQMTVGMREVKEKRKRWRAHASRHTQAELLGTHMIPVVLGPDGRYYVVDHHHLARALHDEGVKDILVTVIADLSVVDKAALWSVLDHRRWAYPYDAKGERRPFKDMPTSIADLKDDPYRSLAGEVRRAGGYAKDTIPFSEFLWADLFRRRLRRRDVKEDFARAVETALALARSRDASYLPGWCGPSSDD
- a CDS encoding carbohydrate kinase is translated as MFVVCGEALYDIFIDGYAGTSVGMTARQGGSPFNVAIGLARLGAPSALFTGLSTDPLGRQLRATLEGEGVALDYCIDKREATTLVMVALDAGGVPNYAFYGTGCADRALTEADLPALDARVGGLHFGSYTLVAETTASTFQALAERERGQRLISLDPNVRPTVEPDMAVWRARLARWIALAHVVKVSQEDIELLYPQQDPFAVARSWLQQGPSLVVMTLGGDGAVAWRGDSEARVPGRVVQVADTVGAGDSFQAALLQQLPDPAALAALGSEPAALERLLQFCVAAAAINCTRAGANPPSLDEVRAAL
- a CDS encoding DUF6172 family protein; translated protein: MKKTYRLRIEGKHPDRLLDAAKHDIRKYIRRERRKTLPAGADYWDFDTLFGTEEATAAVLPPAELLRAVDALVAAGGEQFYVEIRSRACTRPPRAKGGQDESGHDLFED
- a CDS encoding NAD-dependent dehydratase; protein product: MKILLAGATGLVGGHALTQLLAEPACSAVIAPTRRALGLTHSKLHNLVLDFDALPAQAPWWQVDAAICALGTTMRQAGSREAFRRVDHDYPLAIAQRLRQHGAEAFALNSALGANPRSWAFYNRVKGELENDLRALGYPSLTLVRPGLIGGERAQRRRGEHAASLVLRALGPLLPRRYRINPAERIAAALVAAALQPRPGVQVIEAAQLV
- a CDS encoding DUF808 domain-containing protein, giving the protein MAGASLFTLLDDIATLLDDVSILTKVAAKKTAGVLGDDLALNAQQVTGVNADRELPVVWAVAKGSLLNKAILVPAALAISAWLPWAITPLMMIGGAFLCFEGVEKLAHRFLHSKEEDAERRAQQVQALADQQVDVVALEKDKVKGAIRTDFILSAEIIVLSLGVVAGVPFVQQVAVLVAIALAMTAGVYGLVAGIVKLDDLGLYLSRKGAAAATIGRGILWLAPWLMRTLSVAGTAAMFLVGGGILVHSIGPLHHAIETIAPSGGLGSLVLALGNAVVGIVAGAVVLAVVLGVKKVRDRD